The genomic stretch ACCTTGATGAAGACGGAACTCGAAGGCAGCGCCAACGGCGTGAATGACGGCAACCGCGCCGTCGGGGTGCCGCGCTTCCAGTTCAACCTCGGCGCCGACTGGGACATTCCGGGCCTCGAAGGCGCCGCCCTCAGCGCCCGCATGTTGCGCACCGGCGGACAGTACCTGAACGCGGCCAACACCCAGAGCATTCCGGCGTGGACCCGCTTCGACCTCGGCTCGCGCTACGCCTTCAAACTGGACGAAAAACAGATCACCCTGCGAGCCAATCTGGAAAACGTCGCCAACGAAGCCTACTGGGCCTCGGCCAACGGCGGGTACCTGACCCAAGGCACGCCGCGCACGCTGAAAGTCTCGGCGACCGTGGACTTCTGAGTCACGGCACTTCATCTGCCGCCCCAACGAAAAAGAGCAGGCCGTGGCCTGCTCTTTTTTATGTTGGCGATCAGCGGTCCGAACGCATCAACTCACCAATGCCGCCGTCCATCGACAACACCGCAGCGCGATTGCGACCAGCGTTCTTGGCTTGATACAGCGCCGCATCGGCACGCTGGATGAACAATTCCGGGCTGTCGTTGCCCAGCGGAATGAACGAATAGCAGCCCAGGCTCACGGTGAGATAACCGGTGGGCGAGCCGCTGTGGGTGATGTGTTTGTCCATGACGCTGCGGCGGATCTGCCCGGCAATCGCCAGCGCGCCGTTGATGTCGGTGTCCGGCAACAGCACCGCAAACTCTTCGCCGCCGTAGCGCACCGCCAGATCGGATTTGCGCTGGCAGCAGTTCTTCACCACCAGAGCGACCTGGGTCAGGCAATGATCGCCGGCCACATGGCCGTAGGCATCGTTGTAGCGCTTGAAGAAATCGATATCGAGCATGATCAGACTGACCGGACTCGATTGCCGGGCCCCCCGGGCGAACTCAATCTCCAGCGATTGCTCGAACAGGCGCCGGTTGGCCAGCCCGGTCAGACTGTCGTGAGTGGCAATCAGCTCCAGCGCCCGCTGGGCCTTGAGCAGGTTTTTCTCGATCCGCTCGCCGTCACGCACCTGATGGATGAACACCCAGCCAAACAGCCCAACCCCAAGCATCACCAGCGCCACGATCACGCTGGACTGGAAAGCGCGGTCATGCCAGCCCTTGAGAATCGTGTCCCGCGAGGAAGAGGCAGACACCACCAGCGGATAACTTTCGAGCTGCCGATAACCGTAAAGTCGTGTGACCCCATCGACCACAGAATCGATCATCGCCGTACCGGCGGAGGCATTGGGAAGCAGCGTCTGATAGATCTCGCCCTTGGCCAGCGAGGTACCGATCAACGCATCGTCGAACGGCCGGCGCGCAAGCAAAGTGCCGTCGGTCAGTCCGAGGAACATGGTGCCGTTGTCATCCAGGCTGAAGCTTTTGAAGAACCGGTCGAAGTACGACATCTTGATGCCGGCCAGCAACACGCCCTGGAAATTGCCGGCGCGGTCGTTGACCCGTTTGGAGATCGGGATAATCCAATCACCGTTTTCACGGCTGCGGATCGCCGGGCCGATGTGCGCCACGGCCGACACGTTCTGTTGGTGAAACTTGAAGTACTCGCGATCCGCCACGCCATTGCCACGCGGCAGATCAGGGAATGAGGTGATCACCCACTGCCCTTCGCGATCGAACAGGAACATGCCGTGCAACTGCTCCAGTTGCTGCACCCGGCGCGCGAAGGTTCTCTGCAAACGCGGCTTCTGCGCCGCGCCATAGCCGTCTTCCTGAATCCAGTCGACCAGGCTGGTCATCACCAGATCAGCGGCCAGAAAGGTGTCTTCGGCCTGCTGCGCCATCGCCCGGGTCAGGTTGGCCGAAGACATCTGCGCATTCGCCAGATCCTGCCGGCGCGACTGCTCGATCTGCAAATACAGCAGACCGGACAGGCACAGACACACCGCAACGATGAACAGCACCGCCGCCTTGCGCAGCGGCAAACGCTTGAGTGTGCCGCCGGGGGCCTGATGCGGATCGTGAATGGGGATAGGCAAAAGCGTGTCCTGGGCAGGTACGACAGGGGCAAAGGCCCGAAACCCTTGTTTTTTGTGAGCGTAGCCCACCGGATAGTGCGGGGCAACCAAGTGCCACCGAGACAATCCCGACCCCGTTGATATCGGCGCGCAGCGGAAATGGATGACCTGCGAGGCGATTTATTTTTCAGAGCTCGCCATGCTCTTAATCCACCAATGACGGTTGGGTAGCAACCGAGACGGTAAAGGCCACGACAAACAGCACGACGAGCACCCAGAACATCACCACAAGTATCTGCATGACGACCTTCAGGTTTTTATAAAGCCAGCGCAACCAATGGCCTTCGGGTTTAGCTTCCGAGCGAGTTCTGAGTACGCCGTTCAAATAAAAGCCGAGAAGGGCCAACAGTGCGCCATCAATGAACAGCGCAGGCAGGCCGGCTGAGGGAAAAATGCTTCCCCACCGATAAAATGACGACCGGCTCAGGAACACCACATAACACGTGAGGCTGCCGTAGGGGATGGCTCTCCACCATTTACCGGTCAGTGCTCCGGCCATCAGGCACATCATCACCATGAACGGGTTGAGGAGAATATGGATCATCCAATCCAGTACGTCGGGGAAGTAGCCTGGGGAATTGATGCTGCGCCAGATATATTCAAACATTGTTCAGTTTCTTGCCTTCTATGGAGTCGGTGGTGCTTCCGTGCCGCTGTACGGTATCGGCGTATCCTCGGATGACATAAGCCCTGTCGTGTAAACATAAAAAAACAGGCGCCTGAAAAGGCGCCTGTTTTTGTGGTCGGTTACCGCTCAGGTCAGCGCGACGGCGGAACCCGGATATCCCCTGCCCGGCACTGGGTTTTCACGCCCTTGCCGCAGGCGCCGAATTGCAGGTCCTTGCCCATGCACACCCGTACTTCCGAGAGTTCCGGGCCGCTGCAGATCACGGCGATGCCGTCTGCCGGGATGCCCGGATTGCTCTTGCGGAACAGGTCGGCGATTTCCTGCGCTTCGAAGTAATAAGAGTTGCTGAACGGTTGCAGCTCTTGCGGGATTGTCACCGCCGCCACGGCTTTATCCGCTTCGTCGAAATAGCCCATTGCACCGAGACCGCTGCAGGTGCCGTGCTTGCTCCACTCGTGATCGAGGAGTTTTTTGGTCGGGAACAGCGTCAGGCCCTTGGCGGTTTCGGCGGCCGACAGGTTGGTCAGCGGCGGGCAGGATTCCGGCCAGCCGCCCTTGGCGTATTGCGGCCACAGGCCATGCAGGACAAAACCGTAGCCCTTGCCGGTGCACTGAGGATCATCCTTGTGAGTCAGGCAGAACGTCGGCGACCAGGACAGCGTCAGCAGGTAGTAATCGAACACCCCCGCCACTGACTCCGTGGGTGCCTTGTTGGCATGCGACTGACGCGCCGAACTCAGGCCGATGCTACCGACCGTCAGCGCAATCAGCGCCATAATTGTAAAAAGCTTTTTCATCTTCCCGTTCCTTGGGACGCTGGCGTCCATGGTTTTTGTGATCTGACCGTCAAGTGGTCAGGGGCTGATTGAGTCATGCCAGTGTTGCAAGCGCATGACGCAAGGCAAAGCTGTACTACGTTGAAAGGTCTACGATTAATAAGCAGACACCAAAAACAGGGATCCCGAAATGAGTAAAGCAGACGAACTCGCCGCGAAGCTCAAGCAAACCCGGCACACCCACGCGGACGACATCACCTGCGCCGAACTGGAAATCGATTGCTGGCCGGCGGTGGTCTACGACCTGTATCACCGCATCGAGGGCTGGTTGCAACCGGTCACCGAGGTGGGACTGAAGATTCGGCGAAATCCTACCCATGTTTGCGAAAGTTCGCCGGAAGGCGAAACGCACGACTACGCTATCGACCAATTGATCATCGAGGCCAACCATCACAGCCTGACCTTTGATCCCATCGCGCGGTTCACCGAGGACGGTGCCGGTCGCGTGCAGATCGTCCTGCCGGGCCGGGACACTTCCCTGCTGCGGACCGTCGACGAACACGGCGAGAGTCATTGGTGGTTGCAGACGATCGAGACCGGGCAACAACTGGATGCGATTGCCCTGACGGAAAACAACCTGCTGCTGGTGGTTCAGGAAGGTCTCGGGTTGTAGGACGCTTCACTCCCGTCGCGCCGAGCAATAGTCGACGATCACCCGGGAAACCGCTTCGATCATCTGTGGATCGGCATGACTCGCCGTGAACAGGCGAAACTCCGCGTCCGGCAGCGTCGGCAAACCCAGTTCCACACCGAGCGCCGCCAGGCCTTGCCCCAACTGGCTGGCGGCCATCGGCGCCACCGCGAACCCGGCCAACGCCGCGGCACGCAAGCCAGCGGTGCTGGTGCAGAGCATCGCGGTGCGCTGGGCAATGCCGGCCTGGGCCAGGCGGGTCAACGCGGCTTCGCGATACGGACAGGGTTCGGGGAACAGCGCCAGCGGCAACGGCGTCGGCAATTGGGCGACCGGTTGCGCCGACCACGCCCACACCAGCGGTTCCTGCCACAGCAACAACCCCGGCTCTCGGGTCTCGCACAGCGACCCGATGACCAACTCCAGATTGCCCTGCTTCATCTGGTTCAACAACGTACCGGGAATGTTGACCTGCACATCGATCTCCATGCCCGGATGCTGCGCCGCGCAGTCCTGCAGTGCCCGCAACAACCTTGGCTCGACAAAATCCTCCGACACGCCAATCCGCACCCTTCCCTGAAACGGCGTGCGCGTGAGCTGTGCCCAGGCGTCGCGATTCAGCGCCAGAATCGTGCGCGCATAGGCGATCAAGCGCTCGCCATCCGCCGTCAACTGCTGGGAGCGGGTCGTGCGTTTGAGCAACGGTTTGCCGATCTGCTCTTCCAGCCGTCGCAGATGACCGCTGACCGCCGATTGGGTCAGGTGCAGTTTTTCGGCGGCACGGCTGAAGCCGTCCTCGTCGACAACGGTGACAAAGGTCTTCAACAACAGGGCGTCGAACATAGTTGAATATGTGATCAATGGCCGATTTATTTACAATTTATAGTGAGAAGCCAGCTATGTTGCAATGCCTCGCCTTCCCTAACCGAATGTCGAGGCCCACCGTGACCACCCTCCTGCACATCGAATGCTCACCCCGCAAACAGCGCTCCGCGTCCATTGAAGTGGCGCACCGTTTCATTGAGCGCTATCAGCAAAATGATTCGCAGACCCAGGTTCGCACGCTCGATTTATGGAGCCTGCACCTGCCGGAGTTCGACGAGGACGCGATGAACGCCAAATACGCAGGCCTGAGTGGAACACCGCTGACGCCGTCGCAACAAGCGGCCTGGCAGACCCTCGAAGACCTCGCCGCCCACCTACGCGGGGCCGATGTGCTGGTCTTCTCGGTGCCGCTGTGGAATTTCAGCATTCCCTACAAGCTCAAGCACTTCATCGACCTGGTGTCGCAGAAAGACATCCTCTTCAGCTTCGATCCGGAGCGCGGGTTGCGAGGTTTGCTGCAAGGCAAGAAAGCCGTCGTGGCCTATGCGCGGGGGATGGATTTTTCCGCGCAGTCGATCACGCCGGCCGAGCGTTTCGATTTTCAGAAACCGTACATGGAAGCGTGGCTGGAGTTTATCGGCGTGAGCGATGTGCACACGTTGATTGTCGAGAAAACGATCTTCGGTGAAGAGGTCGATCGCGATTCGCGGTTCGCCGCATCGCAACAAGCTCGGGATCTTGCGGACAACCTCAGCCGCCGAACCTGACACAACTGTAATCCGCGCCTCAGCCAACTGAAAGCCGGCGCTGGTTAGCCTCCCCGTCATTCGTCAAACGGGGACTTCCAGCGCATGCCTTCCACCACCACAAGACGCACCTTCGTCAAAGGCCTGGCCGCCGGCGGTCTGCTCGGCGGCCTCGGTCTGTGGCGTACGCCGGTCTGGGCGTTGAACAGCCCCGGCCAGGTAAATGAGCTCAGCGGTACAGACTTCGAACTGTTCATCGGCGAAACCCCGGTCAACTTCACCGGCCAGCCGCGCACCGCGATGACCATCAACGGCGGCGTGCCCGGCCCGCTGCTGCGCTGGCGCGAAGGCGACACCGTGACCCTGCGGGTGCGCAACCGGC from Pseudomonas allokribbensis encodes the following:
- a CDS encoding LysR substrate-binding domain-containing protein codes for the protein MFDALLLKTFVTVVDEDGFSRAAEKLHLTQSAVSGHLRRLEEQIGKPLLKRTTRSQQLTADGERLIAYARTILALNRDAWAQLTRTPFQGRVRIGVSEDFVEPRLLRALQDCAAQHPGMEIDVQVNIPGTLLNQMKQGNLELVIGSLCETREPGLLLWQEPLVWAWSAQPVAQLPTPLPLALFPEPCPYREAALTRLAQAGIAQRTAMLCTSTAGLRAAALAGFAVAPMAASQLGQGLAALGVELGLPTLPDAEFRLFTASHADPQMIEAVSRVIVDYCSARRE
- a CDS encoding sensor domain-containing diguanylate cyclase, whose protein sequence is MPIPIHDPHQAPGGTLKRLPLRKAAVLFIVAVCLCLSGLLYLQIEQSRRQDLANAQMSSANLTRAMAQQAEDTFLAADLVMTSLVDWIQEDGYGAAQKPRLQRTFARRVQQLEQLHGMFLFDREGQWVITSFPDLPRGNGVADREYFKFHQQNVSAVAHIGPAIRSRENGDWIIPISKRVNDRAGNFQGVLLAGIKMSYFDRFFKSFSLDDNGTMFLGLTDGTLLARRPFDDALIGTSLAKGEIYQTLLPNASAGTAMIDSVVDGVTRLYGYRQLESYPLVVSASSSRDTILKGWHDRAFQSSVIVALVMLGVGLFGWVFIHQVRDGERIEKNLLKAQRALELIATHDSLTGLANRRLFEQSLEIEFARGARQSSPVSLIMLDIDFFKRYNDAYGHVAGDHCLTQVALVVKNCCQRKSDLAVRYGGEEFAVLLPDTDINGALAIAGQIRRSVMDKHITHSGSPTGYLTVSLGCYSFIPLGNDSPELFIQRADAALYQAKNAGRNRAAVLSMDGGIGELMRSDR
- a CDS encoding ribonuclease T2, whose translation is MKKLFTIMALIALTVGSIGLSSARQSHANKAPTESVAGVFDYYLLTLSWSPTFCLTHKDDPQCTGKGYGFVLHGLWPQYAKGGWPESCPPLTNLSAAETAKGLTLFPTKKLLDHEWSKHGTCSGLGAMGYFDEADKAVAAVTIPQELQPFSNSYYFEAQEIADLFRKSNPGIPADGIAVICSGPELSEVRVCMGKDLQFGACGKGVKTQCRAGDIRVPPSR
- a CDS encoding FMN-dependent NADH-azoreductase → MTTLLHIECSPRKQRSASIEVAHRFIERYQQNDSQTQVRTLDLWSLHLPEFDEDAMNAKYAGLSGTPLTPSQQAAWQTLEDLAAHLRGADVLVFSVPLWNFSIPYKLKHFIDLVSQKDILFSFDPERGLRGLLQGKKAVVAYARGMDFSAQSITPAERFDFQKPYMEAWLEFIGVSDVHTLIVEKTIFGEEVDRDSRFAASQQARDLADNLSRRT